In Struthio camelus isolate bStrCam1 chromosome 12, bStrCam1.hap1, whole genome shotgun sequence, the DNA window AACAGTCCACTGGCCTAATTCTTTTAAAGACTTCAGTATGCTTCTATACGCTTCATTACTTTCCAATGACTACAGAATATGACAGAGACTCTTTATCCCTAGAAATTAAAGCAGGGGAGCACATTctgtctgttctttttcttttcgaagttctttcctttttctaacgTACCTCATCAGAAACTTTGTTCGCATTGGCCTACAAGGCAGCTGGTTGCTACACATCCTCATCTCACCCAAACCAATTATGCACCTCTGGCTCAAACAGCCACAGTTTATTTTCTGATGTTGTTTCCTGTGGATTTGTTCCCTTCAGAACTGGGTTTAACTTCTAACGCTTGCCAAATTTACCCAGGTTCAGTACTCCTTCCTCCTCAAGGGAATGGTGATTTGTATTGACAAAGGTTGCAAGATCCTGCTTCTTGGTTGTTTATGCAACGCGAGGATCACAACTGGAGAACTACAGAATGCAGGTTTATGGTACTAATGATTTCCAGGCCTCATAATACAAAACAGTGCGTTATAGCATCAGCGCGCCTTTACTTTGTTAGTCTACCTTCATCTGATAAAGTGCGGCTGTCCAAAATAAGGAGAACAATGGACTTTTCTATTAAGCTACCTTAAATTGAACTGCTGGATTTTGGGAAACGGGTCAGTAcctgttctcactgaagtcaaagacGAACCTCCTGTGGATTTGGACAGGACAGAGTTTGGGGGCTGCAGGCATTGTTTACGATACGGAGCATAAAAGTATGTAATATTAtgtataaaaattaattttccacaTCCATGTCATACACACATACTTTTACTGTAGATACAGACTTGAGTCAGTAACTTCAAACCTGGACTTACGGTGGGGAGAAATATACTTTATTAACAGCCTGATTTTCAAGGATGCTGTATGTCTCTATCTGTTAGGGATCTGTGATTGCTTAGCTAAACCTTGACCCTGGAAgctcagcacttttgaaaatgaggCTTTTTATTTGTGTGCCTAAACGCAGATTTAGGCTTGACATTTTAAATATCCAGGTTtgaaagatttgaaaacaaaagtaCCTTTTAAAGTAACCACTGAGAAgtgaattttaatttagaaaattttcattatttccaaactgtttaaaaaaaatctgtgtaacCATTTCAGGATATGACCAGCCTCTCTTTAAAAGTAACATGGAAAACAGCAGCATAAATACCTCCCATTGTACCAGTACCTGCGAAACCTTTTTCAGTTAAACTTGAATTTCTGGTGCACATGCAACACAACAATGAACACGCTagcatttaatttaaagaaaaaggtgcAAAATGAAAGTGCCTTATCAATTCAACAAGAAAAGCTATACCAGTAACTACATTTTATattaattaaaacaatatataAACAATATCTCTTTTGCTATATATAGTCTTCATGCCCATTTACCCTGTAATATATTATAATGCTATTGTTGCTATTGCTATGGACCCTTTTCATGCCATTCTGTCTACTGGCAAACAGTGGTAGGTGAAAAAAAATCGTCCTTCATGAAACAATGAGCAAGTTGTGCAAACTGATGCTGAACTCTCTGCAATGCACACCAATCGCTGATTACTAGCAGGACTCTCTGTTCTGATCAACAAATTGATTGTTCTGTCAAAAGTCTGGGCAGTGAACTACGAGAGAAAACAACCTTCCGACATTAGTACCCTCAGTCTGTGTAAACAGAGGTCAAGGATTGAGAAGCTGAGACAGAAAAAGGGTCCATATTTGTAGGCATAATGGAAATCATATGCATGAGAAAAACAAGTTCAACTTTGTTTCATTGTTTCCCGTCCTTCGCCTGACCCCGACCGCCAAGAGATGTGCAGTGTGTTGGCTCCCTAGGTCTGTGCAGGGCCATATAAAGTgtcttggttttctttcttttttttttcttttcctttcttttgttttaatgtttgtaCTTCAGACATTCTAGAAGTGCTTAGGTGATACATTTACCCATCAATTTGCATCGCTGGCTCAAATTCTGAAGTGAACAACTCCTTGTAAAGTGGAGGAAAATGAAGTCGTACAATGTCTGGGTATATTGCTTTAAATGCCATAAGCTTTTCTGTATGTCGTCCACACAGTGCTCTTAAAGTAGACACTTTGCATATTAACTGCAAAAAAACGAACAGAAGTCATATGGTCATATATGAAACTAGGCCTCCCAATCTTCCTTTTAGGATTACAGCTCTCTCAAATACTTCTAGTTCACTTCAGTTGTTTACCTCAACAACGGTATTTCAGATGCTTAGAAATGGCTAAgtttggtaattaaaaaaaaaaaaaaaagaagccacttAAAAGGTATTAAGTAATGTACTACTGCTATTTGtgaaaaaatctcttctttaagATCCTAGGAATATGAATCATtagatttcttcatttcatttgcCTGCCAGGTAAGCAATACCACAAGCACCAAACTGATATATTACTATTTCATGACTGCCTCTTCTTTCATACAATTTAggtatttttttgaaagaaagcattCCTGATTACTTTTAAACTCACTGTGAGTACTGTGGAGGGAACTGGCAATGCAACAGATCGTGCTATTTTCATTCATACCaaataaaggagaaaagtgaaattTTCATAAAGGAACAGAGAGATCtgaaaaatgtgcatttctaaGATACTACCACTACTAAGATACTCATTGAACTTTCTGATTACATATTTGTATCTAAGTACATGGAAGTAACCTCCTTCTTCCAGCAAAGGTATCCAAAGTACATGCTGGGAAAAGAATTATATGAGCTAGGATTTGAAATAAGGACAATCGGAAAAGCCTGGCCTGTTACATTAGGCTGTACCATCTTGCTTCTATTGTAATTAATTTCTGTGATGTAAAACTAAGCATGAACTTTCCAGCTATGTAGAGGTATAAAAGGAACTACATCTGTAAGGAAGTGTCACTCCTTCCTGCACTGTGGTTTTTCTTTTAACATCATACCGTCTTCACATTTTTGAAAACCTAGGTGAAGATGCTTTAGATTAACATACTAGTACGCAgtatctcctttctcttccctggcCACCAATACTTGGAAGAACTGCTTAGAAAAAGGCTGTGGGGGAAACTTTTCACAGAATGCTAAAAACCATGGTTAGCTTAGATATTGCAGGTTATCTCAATTTAACTGTCAGGCAGGCAGATATTTCATGAGGATTAAGGCATGCATGCTATAGAACTGAAACAGTATTCCTGTGTGGCAGAAATGTTGCACAGCaggaaaaacaggacaaaaaccTCGATGGCTTTTCATGAAGTTCAAGattaaaattcttcttttcagACCACTGTCATTTTTGTCTTTACGTCATCTTTTCACCCCTCCTAATTTTTAGCAAATGATTTCAACTAAGCAGTCAGACTTTGAACAAAGAATTCTGGGATTATATAGTGTAAATTAACTACATAAAAGCTGTTACACAGTAATTACGATATTGCTGATACGAAAGAGCGCGCTTTAGCGCTCATGCGACACGGCGCGCTCGGCGAGCCTCACCTTTGTTAGAATTCCGTCTTCTCGGTGGTTCTTCTGCAGGACATGCTGAAGTGCTAGCTGGAtcttctgctggagtttctcAATTTTTACCTTCTCCTGGAGCCACGAACGATCTAAATATAAATGGAGTGAACACCTCTAGTACTGCATACATCCATTACAGTGCACCAGGAAATAAGATTCTTAAGATTTGTTACAGATTCATCTCTCCTGTTGCAACCTTCCTTCCACTTCAACAGTCTTATACAGGAAATGAATTTCAAAAGCAATAGGCTTTAGAATACATTTATTGCTCgcatttaaaattagttttatagAGCCCTCATATTAGAGGAGTCCAGCATATCtgaataatattaataatttgcTGATAAGATTCTGTAAAATTCAGGGTACTTACAAAATTCAGACTATTTACAAAATGGAAGCTAGCAACTTTTtgtcagaaaatgaaagattatATAATGAACAACTAGCTGGAGTGTATCCTCTTGCTAAGATCTACGGTGAcatacagaaaaatcagaagtgGATAGATATTCAGCTGTTAAGAAGAAAAGTGGTCCTCCTGGCAGAAAAGAAGCATTACCAGCTACATCCTCCATGGGGCAGAACGGAGGAATTCTGTGGTGCACATACTAAGACACAGCGCTGACAGACTTCTGATCTGGCAAAGGGCATGGGGATGTATTTATTATACAGTCAACTCTGCTGTATGGACAAACGGAGAAGCCAGTCTGAATCTGATCAGCCCACTTGCAGATGGGGCCACTATACCCACTGCTGCTAACAGACCTTTCCACCACCACTCCTGTGTCCGCTATGCTCCAATCTAGAACGAGTGTCTATTTCCTTGAGCGGTATGCCAGATGCAAACTGACTTTCTGCACTGACGCCTTGCTTCCCCCAACCTAGTAAGACTTCCCAGAACTTGGAGTACTGTGCACATCTGTTTGATATTATTAAGTTATTTTGTATCAGTGGATATACTAGACCCAGACTGACTCTTGGGAGCCACTTGTATTGTATGCCTGCACTGTACTTTCCAGTGCATTCAGTTCCAGGATGGCGATGTGAAGATATCTAAGCTAGCCTGCTACACAACTGCCTCAGCACGCTTTGTAGCATGCTAAAATGGCTACCCTGCTTAACAGACCTGAGCTGCCACTGGAAGCGTTCATCGTATGGGTAGCATTGTGCTTGAGATGCTCTGCTACAGCTGCAAGCCCACACAGTTGGAAGTTGACTACAAATTCAGTGGCTGCTTTCTGCCTGTCTTCCTTAGATTGACCCAGCGGTCTCACTCGCATGCATTTCAGCTTTTACAAAGAAGCAGTATCCTCAACaaggagaaaaatgggaaaacatGGGCTTAGATTCAGATTTACAATTTCAGTAGATTTATTCTTAAATTCATagctgtaatatatatataaaaataaaataaaaatattgattagGAAGGAGGCACTCAGCATTTCGCACTGATAATATTAGCATTATCGTTGAAaaagacttcaaaataaaaataacctctaCCAAATAAACCTAGAGCGATGCTTTTTATCTCTTACCTGCAGAcattaaaacaaatgcagaaaacaaagctatCTCATCTTCTGTCAGGTGCATAGAACACAAACTTTTTCCAAATTCAAACACAAAGCTAATGAAGTCTTCACAACCTGCCAAAAAGAAGGTACATGCCGAGTTGTTTAAAACTACTTCAAAGCTACAGAATAGTTTATTTATTCTGATGGAAGTGAAAAATGGATGTAGACTATTTTGCAGGTGAATGCTTTTCTCCTTAAAGGATTGCTGAGTAATGGCAGTGAGATCTCACTCATAGTAGAGGTTGTTACCCCAGTCCCACAAGTCCCCAGTTTCCACACCCTGACAGCCAAAGTTTTGGATTTTTTACACACTGTTTTTCCCAGATTCTGTTCTTTTggggaaaatatggaaaaaaaacaagtcatttcCAAAATCAGAACTAATAAAGTATGGTTAGATTTTTCCCAAATTTCCAAACGCTTTATGTAGATTTGATCTTTATATGACTTGGCTAGAAAACTCAATGTTGGTTTAGCTTTGTTGTCGTTCTAAACGAAACTTTCTCCTTTCACTGGAGACCGGGTGCTTGAAATACGTACTGGTAAAGTGCAGGTTTTAAAAGTACTGAGCACACagaagagggaggggagagagaggcacaCAAGGTACATGCGGGAGCAAAGGGAGACGCCAAGGTCTGCAAGCTTTTCATGTGCATAAAGAAGTCTGTTGTCTTTCGTATTCTTGTCCAGTCTCTTGGTCACACAGGTGTGAATGAGGCTGCTACTGCTGCTACACATGCTTCTCACAATTTGCAAAAGCAGAGCCCTGCTTTGGAGGGGACTGCAACGTGTCTCCAAAGGGCTTCGCCTCTGCAGATCTCAGCCCCCAACCCAACCTAAATTTCTAGGTCTAGTTGGAAAAAGATGAAAGTATGTTTCATTGGAAGCTGCGTAGAAGCTCACATCTGATACTGCACTCTAAATTGTCTGCATTCAGACTTCATATTCCATGATGTTTTAAAAAGGCAGACAGTATTATGGTAATCGTACAGCATTCTTCACTGCCATATTGTCACTGCCATTTTTCACTGCCCTCCAAAACAGGTTATATACCAAATCCCAAACACAACTAAATGCATCCTTCTAAAATAAGCAAAACTACACAGAAAATCTCAAAATTATAAAGTATAGTaaagtatataaatattataaactATTTACAGTAACTTACCtgcaaataattacattttaaatactattaaacaatttaaaacaaaatcaacatCTTCAAAGCAGTAACATCAGTATATCCAAAATTAGCTTAAAACCTGCCTTTTCATTCAACAGGATATATAAAACATTATATTGGATGTGAAATCTGGGCTTCTATTCTTGAAAAGTATATCCACACTGCTCTACCCTGACCAAAGGCAAGTGCTGAAGTGCTGATTTCCAACACCAGGAGTCCTTTAGTGTACGGAGTTAAGCTATTCAAGCTCTTGAGATCAGCTTGGCCTCAAACATAGCCAGCATGGTTGTTTACAAAGTAAGCAATTTGAGCTTCTGAACGTCTTTAAATTCCCATAAtatagtcaattttttttttcaaagcagctgtCCTCTAGCTTTTCcaccttattatttttattctgttgttttACAATACAACACTTGACATTTCTTACCtaaggacttgaaaacctctgggCTAGCATACTTGCCATCAAAGTAGACTGTGTTGTTCTGGGAGTCAAAGGCACGGCACATTCTGATGAACACAACCTCTAAAGACCCTAAAACAGAAACAACGTTAAGTTTGACTGTTTAAGTAGAGACTTCAGCTGCAAAGAACCAGCGAGGATTTATAAATGTCCCATGCTCTCAAATTAGTACAGATCAAGTAGGGTAGTAGGTTTTGTGGTGTAACAAAGAGCAGTTTGATTTGCTAGAGAATTAATATAATTCCCAAAGACCCTTTTAGGGCTAGCTGCTAAAGTAACTTTAGTTAATGCTAATAAATAATAATTCTCTGTTAGAGAAACTTCTCTGAAGTCAAAGCAGTTCGTCTGAATGAATTCATGAGCATTTATGCTCATGAAGCTTTGAAGACTTTGCCCATTATTTGTAAACGTCTTGCACagaaaaatctagatttttatcttaaaatgttATTCACTATCACAAAGCCAGATTTTAAATCTGAGTCCAACTAACGCCCTCTTGACACACTCATTGCTCCCATTGCTCATAATGAAAATTTCATACAGACTTGAACTTTTCTACCCAGAGTTACTAATACAAGCATACTACTTCACACAAAGAAACACaacatttcttacttttttctgttattattttaaaagatcactGTCcaacacacatatatgtatacactgtATAGAGGTTGCACATTCCGTAGTcaaaaataacagaaacaaaacttaaaattCACTAACGTACCTGCTTTTAAAAGCACAATTTGATCGTTTTGACACAGTTCCATAAAGCCATCGATGCGTTTGGCAAATTCCACTACATACTGTATAGCTTCTGTTATTTTGACTGCACACAACTGCCACATGACCTCCCTTTGCTgtttgagagaaaagaaaagttattaaTTGAGGTTAGGAAAGCCCATTCTCATAAAGTAAAActaagctgaaaaacaaagcagagcaaaCTTTCTCCTGCACACCTGCCTACAGCCTGCTTGTAAGACAAGGGGAATTAACCTCAAAAACAAGGCCTCATGTGGATGACTGAACAGGCAAACACGTAAGACACCTTCAGTGGTGCCAGAGAGATTCAGTCTCATGATTTTGTCTCATGAGCCAAAAATGTCCAAGTGTAACGATTCTGATGATTTCAACGGGAGTTTTATTTGCTGCCtcaaaagaaaatactaagtCACACCAGCAGACCTAAGCTCTCAATGCATAATCACGTTTTTCCTGTTAACGTCTGTCTTTCCTACTGAATGTAACCTATTTAACAAGCAGGTCTTTATAAGGATACATATAAAGATAAACATATATGAAGATCAGCTTGTAAATACCACAAATAAGGCATGCAATTAGTCATTTTTCATATGTTTATTAATAATTCATAATGAAACTACCTAAAGAGCAAAAAATGATACTCTTCAAGGCTACGTATTTTTTGTAGAAATtacaattatatttaaaaaacaatgtgCTTTAATAGCGCTTTTCAACACAGTTTGAAAAAGCAGTTATTTTGTAAGTAGTTTGTGGACAGAAAGCATAATGGAAATTCAAACAACGATTAAATCTCACAATACCTGCTGGAGGTATggcagcactgtgctgcccaTGCTATAGGTAAGCTCAAACACTGAGTAAAAACTGCAGAATGAATCAAGGTTACAACCAGGCACAAAAGGCAGGAAACCTGACACAGTTCTATGTTTATAATCTCCAAACAGAAGAAACCATGTAAAATTGCAAAATGTGAAACAGCCGACGGGTTTTTTGGCCAGCTCATATCCAGGTTCTCCATTATTGGACTGGAATGGAAACAGAGTAAGACATTCTCATCCAAGACTGATATTCAGGATAGGAAGGGTAAATTAATGTCTTGAGATGCTTCCTTCTTTACTTTGGCAATATAGAGAGCATATATGgctaattttaaaaggaatacaGTTAAGCGAGATAAATTCCATCAAAGCGCACCAACAAAAAGTAAATTATAACATTGATTAACatataaaaaaatgcaaaggcaatTAAAAACCTCATGAAAGTAGCAACTCTGCAACAGACTTCAACTGCAAATCTATATGCAGAGTCTTCGGTTTGAGCTCATTCAGTAAACTTCCTATAAATGCCTCACTTTCATTAATAGCAATGCCAGATGTCCtagtcttatttttttaaaaagtgtaacatTAAATGTTTATCATATACTTCCAGATTTTAACAGCTGATTATGAGAGATCAGTTTCCTATATATACAGAATTTTTCAACCGTACAGACTccagatacaaaaataaaatagtaaagatAAACTTTTTTACCTAAAATTTTACAGGTTCTAAGTCAGGATTTTGGGAATCTTACTCATGTCAGAAATATTCAGATTAGAAATACAGTGTTATATACGAGGCTATTTGCTAACATCATCTGATGTCAACCAAGAGGGGACACAACAGGCCGCATGTCCTCACACTGATGTTTCACAGGTCAACTGTAGAGAATCCTACAGTGACAATTTGGTGGTTTCAAGAGTTTTTTTGGTGATTGGAGGTTTGCACTTTAGTCCACAGAACTGTAAATAGCACACAGGTCTAAGAGCATCAGGCATCTCATGACACTAGAGCATTGTCCAGCCACTTAGGAGTGAAAACCTTTTCTATGGCTTTCTTATCTTTGTTATCAAAGACGGAGAAGTAGATCCGAAGAGTATCGCTTTACCTTTTAATATACCTGTAAAAATTACAAATGCAAAGGATATCCTAACCATCTTTCTGCCTTTGATTCTAGCCTTTGtctatttattttttggaaacaCACATAAATACACATTTCTAATTGTACATCGAAAGCaatgaaaaaagtgaattttgcagTATGTTATGAAAAtatcatgcttaaaaaaaaaaaaaaaaggcacgccATAGTTTGACAGGCTTTTATACCTTGTTCTGGTAGTTCTCAATTTCTTCCTGTAGAAAAGTCTGCCATGTTATCTGCTGTAGCTCCTCTCTCAAGTATTGGCAAGTTTCCATGTGTGACTTGGAAATATTCTGTGCAAGATGTTCTAAGAGAAAGGTCAAAAAGTGGTTagatatctatacacacacatacacacatatataaaacaaagCTATACCTTTAGACATGGTAAAACTAACACATTACAGGTGCAATTTGTGGGGGGGAGAGTTTGGCTGTtagaaaaaatgctttaatttcaGATCTCCTTGGATTTTGCATCATAAAAATGAACCAATGTGATGCAAATTGTTAAGAGCCATCGAGGAAACAAGGCAGCCGGCCGGTTCCTaaggcggctggccagctcctcGGGGCTGGTGCCCCGTTAGAGGGCAGTCTGCACACACGTACCTCCCTCGCCCTCTCGCCCTGCAATCCTCAGAAACCTTCACCCCTGGATTTTAACACAGGCACACAAAGCAGAGTCCTTTCACTTGTTTATAAGATGTTTGGGCGAACAGCGGTTTATTTCTGAATAAACAAACTTACATTTGGGACAAACTTCTTTCTCACACAGAAGTCGGTGCCCAAGACAGCCTGTGAGATGGGAAAGCTTGCAAAATGAAGGCCGAACTCAGTGAACCCTAGGGGTGCATGCAACCTATTGCAAATTCATTAAGTGGCCTTGCTGCTTTTAGTGAGATAAAGTCAATTTTAAAACCGGGGCTGAGAATTAAACTGTTAATCGGAGCCACAGGAAAAAATGCCAGTGAGTGAGGTGATGGACCCTTCAAGCCAGAGTTGCAAGAATCGCAGTCGGGGGGAGCCTGGCTGAATACACAACGCCACCTTTAATGTACAGTGAACATACAGCACTGTCAACCAGACTGTAAATCTTCAAAAGATCTGATTGCATTTGATTTAACAGAAACTTCCTCCTAAAAACTGCAGATATTGAGAATCCAGCCAGCGCTCTACCAAGCAGGACACTATCGCATAAAGGATGCCtctgagaggaaaacaaacctctttttttgctaCTATCACATGATTTTAAAAGTATTAGGAAAATATACTCGTTACAGAATCCAGATTATTGTTATCTGAAGACTCAGGTTCAGGCAGACTCAGACACTGAAGGCTCAGATTATTTTCTCAGCTTTAAAGCAGTTTCACATAAACTATTTTCTGCTGTTACACTCGGTTAAAAGACCTGTTGGGCACATTTATATTTACTAATAAAACTCAATAGGCTTAGTAAAACTTAGTTCCATGAACTTTTAGGGACACTTTCAAAGACACGACGAGCATTCAGACATCTAAATACTATCTCTACTTCTGCAAATCTTCATTCGGGTTCCAAAGGCTTTTCTGCCTCGGCCCAGGCGGAGGCCGGCCGGCCCGTCTCCCGCGCGCCGCACGAGCTGCTTTCGCTGCTCAGGCCACCGCTGGCAGGAAAGGCTCGGCAGAAGCACGCATGGTGACCACTAACAACACGGGGCATCCTGCAGCAGCCTAGTGTCAGGTCTTCTGTGAAAACAGCCTTGTTCAAACACAACGAAACCCAGCTCTTGGCGAACTGAACTGCTGGACCAATCAATCTGCTCAGTATCGCCCTTCCTGCACTAATAGTTTGCTTTGAGATACTACTTGAAAAGTCCTTAAGACACAGGATACTTAAGTAAAATCAGATTATCTGTGCCACCTAAACAATCAACAATGTCAGACTTAAAGTAGTTAATATTTTTGTTGCCATCACAGCTTTCATGTATTTCGGAGTAATTTGTTTACAAGTACGTATCTAAAAGCAACTTCTGCTCTCACCAACAGCATCCGACAGCCTCAGACCTGGGCCCTTGGAGGACACAGAAGGTGAAATATGACCATGTTATTCACAAACTCAAGGCCTCAGCTCTGGACCATATTTAAGCACACACCTAAATACTTTTCATTGAGCAACCACACCTTTCTAAATTCGAACCTTAGTCTGGAAGACAAACATTCTTCAAACGTTGTTTGGCAACGTCAGTGCTGGGCACCCAAAACACGTTCTTTAGGGTTTCAAGGCAAGCACTATGTAAATAAAGGTAAGTAATACGACAAACTTATTTTATGCCAGTGCTCCAAACTCAACACCTGGCCTAGGAAGAAAAAGGTCCTTCTTTTTGCTGTGAGTTTAATTTAGATCTTTTAATAGCTCCCATGGAAACATTAACAACCATTTAATTGAGACAAAGTTGCTAGCAGAGCCTTTatcctcattttttcttctcctttttactcATCTGTAACCAAAATTATTTGAACTCAAGCCAGACACAATATTTTGGCCATCACAACAAATTCTATTGCAGGGAACTGCATTCTGCAACACGAGGACATTAAAAAGGAAGCCTTCCTGCCCCTCCTCTTTGCAAAATTTCTCAAAAGAacataaactaaaataaaactagcaAAATTTCATATCACTTATTAGCCTCTATTCCAAGTAAAAAATTTTACTTGGAATATCTGATTTTTCAAACTATTTTGAGGATGTTTTCATAATGGAATAATTAGCAAAGATGTTGTGTAAGTAAGCCAAATTGATGTTTTAAACTCCCAACTGCTTAAATAAGTAGCAGAAACTTAAAGTCACTTCTCTAATGTCCCGTTCCAGTTTGCTTATAAGCAGTTCACACAGCGCACTCTAGCTCAAGTCACGGATGTTGACAAAAGTCATTGTTTTGGACTTCAGCCCTAGTGTAATCATTCAGGAAACAGTGCCAACTCAAGACGTGCTAACTATGGTAGGCATTATAAGGATCTTAGGGAAATTATCAGAACTTGCTACATTCAAAAATCTTCCAAAGTATCTGGGGCAAGATTCTCCTCCTTGATTAGCAGAGAGGAGAACTACCCATGAACTAGATTGGGGTTTTGGTTTCCTATTTCCCAAATAGCAGTTTCATCAGGCAAAGAGCAGTTTCATCACTTTTTGCTAGAAAATAGAgtacagctaaagaaaaaaatgataaaacattcaaaaataatcTGCAAATGAAGAAATACTCTGTATGCTTGCTCAGCACTG includes these proteins:
- the RORA gene encoding nuclear receptor ROR-alpha isoform X4, whose translation is MESAPAAPDPAASEPGSSVSEAAAGARDAPVNLEPARKSDAPAPVRRQSYSSSSGSRGISVTKKTHTSQIEIIPCKICGDKSSGIHYGVITCEGCKGFFRRSQQSNATYSCPRQKNCLIDRTSRNRCQHCRLQKCLAVGMSRDAVKFGRMSKKQRDSLYAEVQKHRMQQQQRDHQQQPGEAEPLTPTYNITTNGLTELHDDLSNYIDGHTPEEHLAQNISKSHMETCQYLREELQQITWQTFLQEEIENYQNKQREVMWQLCAVKITEAIQYVVEFAKRIDGFMELCQNDQIVLLKAGSLEVVFIRMCRAFDSQNNTVYFDGKYASPEVFKSLGCEDFISFVFEFGKSLCSMHLTEDEIALFSAFVLMSADRSWLQEKVKIEKLQQKIQLALQHVLQKNHREDGILTKLICKVSTLRALCGRHTEKLMAFKAIYPDIVRLHFPPLYKELFTSEFEPAMQIDG
- the RORA gene encoding nuclear receptor ROR-alpha isoform X6; translation: MMCFVLAAMKAQIEIIPCKICGDKSSGIHYGVITCEGCKGFFRRSQQSNATYSCPRQKNCLIDRTSRNRCQHCRLQKCLAVGMSRDAVKFGRMSKKQRDSLYAEVQKHRMQQQQRDHQQQPGEAEPLTPTYNITTNGLTELHDDLSNYIDGHTPEEHLAQNISKSHMETCQYLREELQQITWQTFLQEEIENYQNKQREVMWQLCAVKITEAIQYVVEFAKRIDGFMELCQNDQIVLLKAGSLEVVFIRMCRAFDSQNNTVYFDGKYASPEVFKSLGCEDFISFVFEFGKSLCSMHLTEDEIALFSAFVLMSADRSWLQEKVKIEKLQQKIQLALQHVLQKNHREDGILTKLICKVSTLRALCGRHTEKLMAFKAIYPDIVRLHFPPLYKELFTSEFEPAMQIDG
- the RORA gene encoding nuclear receptor ROR-alpha isoform X3 — protein: MMCFVLAAMKAQIEIIPCKICGDKSSGIHYGVITCEGCKGFFRRSQQSNATYSCPRQKNCLIDRTSRNRCQHCRLQKCLAVGMSRDAVKFGRMSKKQRDSLYAEVQKHRMQQQQRDHQQQPGEAEPLTPTYNITTNGLTELHDDLSNYIDGHTPEGSKADSAVSSFYLDIQPSPDQSGLDINGIKPEPICDYTPASGFFPYCSFTNGETSPTVSMAELEHLAQNISKSHMETCQYLREELQQITWQTFLQEEIENYQNKQREVMWQLCAVKITEAIQYVVEFAKRIDGFMELCQNDQIVLLKAGSLEVVFIRMCRAFDSQNNTVYFDGKYASPEVFKSLGCEDFISFVFEFGKSLCSMHLTEDEIALFSAFVLMSADRSWLQEKVKIEKLQQKIQLALQHVLQKNHREDGILTKLICKVSTLRALCGRHTEKLMAFKAIYPDIVRLHFPPLYKELFTSEFEPAMQIDG
- the RORA gene encoding nuclear receptor ROR-alpha isoform X5 encodes the protein MMCFVLAAMKVLSEGQCRIEESRRKFLMRNQRSRAQIEIIPCKICGDKSSGIHYGVITCEGCKGFFRRSQQSNATYSCPRQKNCLIDRTSRNRCQHCRLQKCLAVGMSRDAVKFGRMSKKQRDSLYAEVQKHRMQQQQRDHQQQPGEAEPLTPTYNITTNGLTELHDDLSNYIDGHTPEEHLAQNISKSHMETCQYLREELQQITWQTFLQEEIENYQNKQREVMWQLCAVKITEAIQYVVEFAKRIDGFMELCQNDQIVLLKAGSLEVVFIRMCRAFDSQNNTVYFDGKYASPEVFKSLGCEDFISFVFEFGKSLCSMHLTEDEIALFSAFVLMSADRSWLQEKVKIEKLQQKIQLALQHVLQKNHREDGILTKLICKVSTLRALCGRHTEKLMAFKAIYPDIVRLHFPPLYKELFTSEFEPAMQIDG
- the RORA gene encoding nuclear receptor ROR-alpha isoform X2; the encoded protein is MMCFVLAAMKVLSEGQCRIEESRRKFLMRNQRSRAQIEIIPCKICGDKSSGIHYGVITCEGCKGFFRRSQQSNATYSCPRQKNCLIDRTSRNRCQHCRLQKCLAVGMSRDAVKFGRMSKKQRDSLYAEVQKHRMQQQQRDHQQQPGEAEPLTPTYNITTNGLTELHDDLSNYIDGHTPEGSKADSAVSSFYLDIQPSPDQSGLDINGIKPEPICDYTPASGFFPYCSFTNGETSPTVSMAELEHLAQNISKSHMETCQYLREELQQITWQTFLQEEIENYQNKQREVMWQLCAVKITEAIQYVVEFAKRIDGFMELCQNDQIVLLKAGSLEVVFIRMCRAFDSQNNTVYFDGKYASPEVFKSLGCEDFISFVFEFGKSLCSMHLTEDEIALFSAFVLMSADRSWLQEKVKIEKLQQKIQLALQHVLQKNHREDGILTKLICKVSTLRALCGRHTEKLMAFKAIYPDIVRLHFPPLYKELFTSEFEPAMQIDG